DNA sequence from the Glycine soja cultivar W05 chromosome 18, ASM419377v2, whole genome shotgun sequence genome:
aaggatttgaatatttttacaaaCTTCACTTTGCTTCAAACGTCTGTTTATAACCGAAAAACAAATATGCACCAAAAGAAGAAGTTGAATCTTGTACAAAgaaaattttacttttgttcCATTGTTACTTCATTTGTTTCATGCACAGTGGATTCAAATATTCAATGCTAAAAACCGCTATCGAATCAATTTTCCTTCTTCTAATCGGCTCTGTGAAAAATTGACAGAAAGTAATGAGCACAAGAAGAGCTTGGTTGGCTTATTGGGAAAGTAGCATATAGTGACAataaagttcaacaacaaaatCGTAAATCCCGActattaatatgaaaaaataaaacatttaaataaaattaaattttcaaatatttataaattttattctttaaatttaatttgaatttcggTTTTTGTCAAAAATTAATTGTAGCTTAGTTTTTGAATTCTTGATTACagcaatatatttattaaatactttttagtATATATTAACGTTATTAAATAGTGTTTgagtaatttattttgtatcttCCACGAATATTATTGAACATTAATTtagaagtttttaaaatattttatcttttttagttaatacataaatttatataattaatattatatacaataaaatgcttttagttaatttgaaatttaatatgtattaattaatataattttttgaatctttaaaatttaaatttatatatttaatactttatgtatttttttcatcagtaaaataattttatgttgattaaataaaaaatttaatatttttttaatcaacacaTTCTTTCATTGAGTGAGGTGATTagttctaattttaaatttttagttttttaattaaatacattttaatgtaaaaggagctttaaaaataaaaaaaaatagaaattactaagcattttctactttatttttaaagctCTTATTTGagcttaatttaatttcaaagttACTTTCATgcacacaaaaaaattaaacaaacctaaaatatataaaaatatttattatttgtattattatttaatcataacttatcatatatatatatatatatatatatatatatatatatatatataatattttttattaattattaaaaattcaaatttagagtaatttttattttgtattaaatttgtATAGACTATAAGGGTAAAGATTTTTAAAGTatatacaaaatacaaattactctaatttgaatttttaacaattaatacaaaatttatcttttatgtattattattattataatattgtcAACTAATCACGAAACATTactctaaaaataattatggtataagttgaaatttttatcaTGTATATTAATATGTGAATTGTGATTGAATGCTAAGTTTACATACACATTTTACTCTAAAAATTAAACTcgtatttaatttaaaacaattaacaaaCATAGAAATGaattaagttaataatttgAAAGCATTTTATTATTCGTTAAAAAGTATcgaaaattataaattcttgTGAAAAAGAATGGTTACATAAGATGTGAAACTTGtaagaatttatgatttctaataaaaaaaagatttaaaaataaagaatatatttaaaagagtaacatataatttaaaaggaTTTATATTCtcgttataattataaattctaaaatgtataaaataaagtaCTAGTATGCACAAAAGTACCCCCGTATATACACGTATACTTGCACTAAAAATTAGTGGGAATCTCTAAAGGCAAATTCCTTTCACTTGACTGTTAAATAgggaaatttaaaataatattgacgTTGCCATCATGGACCAACAAAGGCCCAAAGAagccaccaaaaaaaaaactcaaactaGCCGTTATGGTGCTTCCCTATCAAGTTTCATTCTTTCCACTTCCAATCCCTAATTTATTGCCattattttccccttttcaaAATCAGTTCATTTCGCTTACCGTGTTCCCACAACCGAAACAAAAGCTTCCCCATTTTGCTTCATCGTGCGAACAAGCTCCACCCAACCCTAAGTCGAAAACTTGAACTTTCGTTGTTCGAAATTAGACTCTGATTACAGAAGAAAAGACATGGCCGCAAGAACAGTTGCCAAAGACATAATCACTCTTCGCGGTTCCGCAGCAATCGTTAGCGAGTTCTTCGGTATTCCTATCCCTCTTCTCTTTTCTCGCTTTCCTCcgatttctttcattttttgcatACCTGTGTATTTTTTTGTGAACTTTTgcctgatttttgtttttttttggtgattttttcaAATCAGGATATGCTGCCAACAGGTTTGATCCTTGTGtcctgcattttttatttttttaatttattatgggTCTTATTTTTTGCATTGCAATTATGCATGTGGCTGGAAAAGTTGTgatatttataagtattttaatatgGGAATTTGATCAGCATTCTCTACAACCGTGGAGTTTATCCAGAAGAAAGCTTTGTGAAGGTTAAGAAATATGGCCTCCCCATGTTGCTAACGGAAGATGAGGGTGTCAAATCTTTTCTAGCAAATCTAACTGCTCAGCTCTCTGGTAACTAACATCCCTAATTTGTTTCTTCTGTCGTGGTTCTTTTTTCATCTCTTGGAAGCTGTAGAGAAATGACAATAAGTCATTGTTTAGTCGGGAATTATTTGTTTTGGATTAATTTATTCATAGTATAAAAGTTCATTTTAAGAAATGGTTTTGAATTTGTATCATTTTTTAGATTTCCTTGTTTTTTGCAATGCTTTGTTAGCAGTTCAGTTGTGGTATCATTGTTGATCAttgcttttgaattttgaaaagaatggCTTGAAGCTGGCAAGTTGCAGAGGGTGGTCCTTGTTATAATGAGCAAGGCCACCAGTGAAGTGCTTGAAAGGTGGAACTTCAGCATTGAGACTGACAGTGAGGTTGTTGAGAAGGGGTGGGTAACTTGACATAACTAAGGCTCTGTTTAGATAAAATTCTCTATGAACACTTATGAAAGTTGAGTTTCtcccataagttaaaattaacttatgtactTAACTTGTATATAAACTCTCTCATCTAATTTCTCCAAAAGTTGAGGTTCATTTGTTGATTTTAACTCACTGGAGAAGCTTGATTCATTTTACCTATCTATTTGTCTAAGTGTATGGAAAAGTTTATTCAAACAGTGCATGAATCCCAGACTAAATTATCTTCCTTCATAAACTCCTCCCTTGGTGTTTaagtttttcattcttttatttgttctttttaatctttcagAGTCTCAAGGGAAAAGAGTGACAAGGAGATCATGAGAGAGATACAAGCGATTATGAGGCAGATTGCTTCAAGTATCACTTATTTGCCATGCCTGGATGAACCTTGTAAGGACCATGTGTTTTGCCAATGATCATTATGATCATGAGAAAGAGTTGTCATTCCCTGAGCATCTCGTCTCTTTCTGCTTttcatcttatttatttaacGTTTATTTTATCTCCCAGCTAAGCATATCTATCTTGTGTCAGGTGTTTTTGATGTGTTAGCCTATACTGACAAAGATGTGGCAGTTCCATTCACATGGGTTGAGAGTGATCCAAAACTGATTGCAAATCCGCAAATGGTGAAATTGCATTCCTTTGATACTAAGGTGAATTTGGACTTggaatttttagttaatttatctAACTCGGCATACTTTGTTTAATTTAGCTAATACTAATATTTCTGTTTTGGCTAATGCAGATTCACAAGGTTGACACTCTTGTATCATACAAGAATGACGAATGGGATGAGCAGTAGAGGCCGTCTTTGTCTTGTATCTTTTGTTCAGCTTGTATCATACAAGAATGACGAGAATGTGTTTTGTTTCTTCAGTTCTTGAGTGAATTTCCTGTTGTTAGCCCTGTCAATTGTGAATTTTCTATTCACATTGTTAGATGTATGTACTACTGTGGGATTCAACGGGTATTAGTATTAATCCTCCTCCCTTCTGTATGTTTGACTTGTTGTGGCAGTAAGAATTGCCATGGTAGGGATCTCAAGAAATCTCCCTGTTCTTTTCAGAGAAGGTTGGATTCATCCATCATTTCATTCAGTCTTGTGAAACAAATGCCTCATTATGAGTATTAATTCATTTCTGGTTCTGGTTGTTGAAACTAAGCATCTAAGTAGCGTGGGATCATAAATAACAAATGATGATAATTAGTGAAGATATGTTTTGATTTCGAACTTTTGCTGGTGTGACTCTATCCCACTTCTTTATCTTAGCTGAGCTCTATAGAAATAGAAACGGCCTTGCTAACTATAGATTCAAAAAatagttgttgcttcatggGTTTGTTTTTGCACCCCCCCTGTTCTGTATATGTCTcatcttttctttgtttaatgATAATTGAGGGTGCAACAGCTTGGTTTTTTGTGTTGGTGGTGCCAACTTAGTTTGTTGTCACCCTCATTTTTggttataaaaaattcaattgaagCAATCAAAATCCATTCAAACTTTCCTGTGACCACACTTGGTTTTTTTTCACGCTCACATACTGCTTCTCTCTCGAGTTCAAATGTGGCACATAATCAATTGTACTGAAGGAATAATTTGATTACGACACTTTTTTGTCAAAATAGTTCTCTGGTTGTCCCTGTGAAAGGAATACAATCGATTATGCCttcgttaaaaaaaaagtgttttacgAGGCGAATAATTTGATTATATgcctttaatttatataaaaaaatgtttccgTTTCACACGagacattgaatttttttttgttgggagTTAAATAGGAAATTGgttaatcattttgttttttttcttatttacctaatcaatttaattcaaat
Encoded proteins:
- the LOC114395767 gene encoding mitotic spindle checkpoint protein MAD2, whose protein sequence is MAARTVAKDIITLRGSAAIVSEFFGYAANSILYNRGVYPEESFVKVKKYGLPMLLTEDEGVKSFLANLTAQLSEWLEAGKLQRVVLVIMSKATSEVLERWNFSIETDSEVVEKGVSREKSDKEIMREIQAIMRQIASSITYLPCLDEPCVFDVLAYTDKDVAVPFTWVESDPKLIANPQMVKLHSFDTKIHKVDTLVSYKNDEWDEQ